The Terracoccus luteus genome includes a region encoding these proteins:
- a CDS encoding FKBP-type peptidyl-prolyl cis-trans isomerase: MALDPDRTKPEIDFPEGEPPADLVLEDLIEGEGDPAKAGDTVSAHYVGVAFSTGEEFDSSWNRGTPLDFRIGVGMVIQGWDQGIQGMKVGGRRKLTIPAHLAYGDRGAGGAIAPGETLIFVVDLVDVR; encoded by the coding sequence ATGGCGCTCGACCCCGACCGCACCAAGCCCGAGATCGACTTCCCCGAGGGCGAGCCGCCGGCCGACCTCGTTCTCGAGGACCTCATCGAAGGCGAGGGTGACCCGGCCAAGGCCGGCGACACCGTCAGCGCGCACTACGTCGGCGTCGCCTTCTCGACGGGCGAGGAGTTCGACTCCTCGTGGAACCGCGGGACGCCGCTCGACTTCCGCATCGGCGTCGGCATGGTCATCCAGGGCTGGGACCAGGGCATCCAGGGCATGAAGGTCGGCGGCCGCCGCAAGCTCACCATCCCCGCCCACCTCGCCTACGGCGACCGTGGCGCCGGTGGCGCCATCGCGCCCGGCGAGACGCTCATCTTCGTCGTCGACCTCGTCGACGTCCGCTGA
- a CDS encoding helix-turn-helix transcriptional regulator — protein sequence MSPTPSRSARSPRSPRTPRSSQPARAPETATQRLGRLLDMVPWLLRHRGVALGDAAREFGVSEQQIVDDLELLFVCGTPGYGHSELIDAQWDTGHIYLDNADDIAAPMRLTQDEAVTLVAGLQALGSSLVNPEIAERTLEKIRAAQAATVGTAPGDPASRIALDLDDGSQHAAMPALKEGLANHRRVHLRYYVPTRDESTERDVDLMRVVNLDGQWYAEGWCHRAEGVRLFRLDRIESASVLDVDGTPPEGVAPRDLGESFVAGPDDLTVVIEAGVDAAWIADYYPNEGVERGDDGSVRVTLKVADPALVRRLLLRLGGGAHVVEPRDLALSIAQEARAALAAYDTPPAADGPTAAPDTHRSTEG from the coding sequence ATGAGTCCGACCCCGTCGAGGTCAGCGAGGTCACCGAGGTCACCGAGAACACCTCGGTCGTCGCAGCCGGCCCGGGCGCCGGAGACGGCGACGCAGCGGCTCGGCCGGCTGCTCGACATGGTGCCGTGGCTGCTGCGCCACCGGGGCGTGGCGCTCGGTGACGCCGCGCGAGAGTTCGGGGTGAGCGAGCAGCAGATCGTCGACGACCTCGAGCTGCTCTTCGTCTGCGGCACCCCCGGCTACGGACACTCCGAGCTCATCGACGCCCAGTGGGACACCGGCCACATCTACCTCGACAACGCCGACGACATCGCCGCCCCGATGCGTCTGACGCAGGACGAGGCGGTCACCCTCGTCGCCGGTCTGCAGGCGCTCGGCTCCAGCCTGGTCAACCCCGAGATCGCCGAGCGGACGCTGGAGAAGATCCGGGCCGCGCAGGCGGCCACCGTAGGCACGGCACCGGGCGACCCGGCATCCCGCATCGCCCTCGACCTCGACGACGGCAGCCAGCACGCGGCCATGCCGGCGCTCAAGGAGGGGCTGGCGAACCACCGCCGGGTGCACCTGCGCTACTACGTCCCGACGCGCGACGAGTCGACCGAGCGCGACGTCGACCTCATGCGCGTCGTCAACCTCGACGGCCAGTGGTACGCCGAGGGCTGGTGCCACCGGGCCGAGGGGGTTCGCCTCTTCCGCCTCGACCGCATCGAGTCGGCGTCGGTGCTGGACGTCGACGGCACGCCCCCGGAAGGGGTCGCCCCGCGCGACCTCGGCGAGTCGTTCGTCGCCGGGCCCGACGACCTCACCGTCGTCATCGAGGCCGGGGTCGACGCCGCGTGGATCGCCGACTACTACCCGAACGAGGGGGTCGAGCGCGGCGACGACGGGTCGGTGCGGGTGACCCTCAAGGTGGCCGACCCGGCGCTCGTGCGACGGCTCCTGCTGCGCCTCGGCGGCGGCGCACACGTCGTCGAGCCCCGCGACCTCGCGCTGTCGATCGCGCAGGAGGCCCGTGCGGCCCTGGCCGCGTACGACACGCCGCCCGCCGCCGACGGGCCGACGGCCGCACCGGACACGCATCGGTCGACCGAGGGATGA
- a CDS encoding helix-turn-helix transcriptional regulator produces the protein MSPVSPSAEKTERLMNLILALTSARRPVSKQKLRQALPSYAAAASDEAFDRMFERDKDELREMGIPITTTVIDVLFDDEVGYRIDSSETALPAISFEPEEVAALALAARAWSTASISGAASAALRKLRLAGVEIDDSMAAGVEPRIRTREPAFEAVRAAVTALQPITFDYRKSEGTVDTRHVQPWALKNWHGRWYLTGYDLERQAERAFRLSRFEGPVRKKGRAGGYSVPSGHVPEVAVGTSDPQPAGTAVVRLRHGRGGALRRHAVTTREVDDRWSEIELPYRQGLTESDVAALGAHAVAVSPPELVERVRTALAGAAVANGGAA, from the coding sequence ATGAGCCCAGTCTCCCCGTCGGCGGAGAAGACGGAACGCCTGATGAACCTCATCCTGGCGCTCACGTCGGCCCGGCGGCCGGTGTCGAAGCAGAAGCTGCGCCAGGCGCTGCCCAGCTACGCCGCCGCCGCGAGCGACGAGGCCTTCGACCGCATGTTCGAGCGCGACAAGGACGAGCTGCGCGAGATGGGCATCCCGATCACGACGACCGTCATCGACGTCCTGTTCGACGACGAGGTGGGCTACCGCATCGACTCGAGCGAGACCGCCCTGCCCGCCATCTCCTTCGAGCCGGAGGAGGTCGCGGCCCTCGCCCTCGCGGCCCGCGCCTGGTCGACGGCGAGCATCTCGGGCGCCGCCTCGGCCGCCCTGCGCAAGCTCCGCCTCGCCGGCGTCGAGATCGACGACTCCATGGCGGCCGGTGTCGAGCCCCGCATCCGCACCCGCGAGCCCGCCTTCGAGGCGGTCCGGGCGGCGGTCACGGCGTTGCAGCCCATCACCTTCGACTACCGCAAGAGCGAGGGGACCGTCGACACCCGGCACGTGCAGCCCTGGGCCCTGAAGAACTGGCACGGGCGCTGGTACCTCACCGGCTACGACCTCGAGCGGCAGGCCGAGCGCGCCTTCCGGCTCAGCCGCTTCGAGGGCCCGGTCCGCAAGAAGGGCCGCGCCGGGGGCTACTCGGTGCCCTCCGGCCACGTGCCCGAGGTCGCGGTCGGCACGAGCGACCCGCAGCCGGCGGGGACCGCCGTGGTCCGCCTCCGGCACGGCCGGGGCGGGGCGCTGCGCCGCCACGCCGTCACCACCCGCGAGGTCGACGACCGGTGGTCGGAGATCGAGCTGCCCTACCGGCAGGGCCTCACCGAGAGTGACGTCGCCGCCCTCGGCGCCCACGCCGTCGCCGTGTCGCCGCCCGAGCTCGTCGAGAGGGTGCGTACGGCCCTCGCCGGCGCGGCCGTCGCGAACGGGGGAGCGGCATGA
- the tatC gene encoding twin-arginine translocase subunit TatC, producing MPALLRKRNPEGRMTLADHLRELRNRLFFALGAMLIGAVLGWIFYEPVLSALTRPLTDIANQRRNEGDGGIVNINFGGLTDPLAIQLTVAVFIGLVLSSPIWLLQIWGFIVPGLTKKEKRVTRVFVVAAVPLFLLGCALAFFMLPKAVSVLLGFTPEDAVNLQDASVYLTFVLKFIVAFGCAFLLPVFLVAFNLVGILPATAMLKAWRPAVMIICVFAAIMTPTPDAYTMLVLATPMVALYFVAVGIAFLFDRKKEKEQPDWLDVPDDQASAL from the coding sequence GTGCCGGCTCTGCTGCGCAAACGCAACCCCGAGGGGCGCATGACGCTCGCGGACCACCTCCGTGAGCTGCGCAACCGTCTCTTCTTCGCGCTCGGCGCCATGCTCATCGGCGCGGTCCTCGGCTGGATCTTCTACGAGCCGGTGCTCTCCGCCCTCACCAGGCCACTCACCGACATCGCCAACCAGCGACGCAACGAGGGTGACGGCGGCATCGTCAACATCAACTTCGGTGGCCTGACCGACCCGCTGGCGATCCAGCTGACGGTGGCGGTCTTCATCGGGCTCGTGCTGTCGTCGCCGATCTGGCTGCTGCAGATCTGGGGCTTCATCGTCCCCGGCCTGACGAAGAAGGAGAAGCGCGTCACGCGCGTCTTCGTCGTCGCCGCGGTGCCGCTGTTCCTGCTCGGCTGTGCCCTCGCGTTCTTCATGCTGCCGAAGGCCGTCTCGGTGCTGCTCGGCTTCACGCCCGAGGATGCCGTCAACCTGCAGGACGCGTCGGTGTACCTCACCTTCGTCCTCAAGTTCATCGTCGCCTTCGGGTGCGCGTTCCTGCTGCCCGTCTTCCTCGTCGCCTTCAACCTCGTCGGCATCCTCCCGGCCACCGCCATGCTCAAGGCGTGGCGGCCGGCCGTCATGATCATCTGCGTCTTCGCGGCGATCATGACCCCGACGCCCGACGCGTACACGATGCTCGTGCTCGCCACCCCGATGGTCGCGCTCTACTTCGTCGCCGTCGGCATCGCCTTCCTCTTCGACCGCAAGAAGGAGAAGGAGCAGCCCGACTGGCTCGACGTCCCCGACGACCAGGCGTCCGCGCTGTAG
- a CDS encoding 5'-3' exonuclease, with product MPTASPRLLLLDSASLYFRAFFGVPEVVGPSGTPTNAVRGFLDMIASLVERDRPTHLAACWDNDWRPAFRVEAIPSYKAHRVAEGGDEQLNGETVPDALSVQVPLIVDALAALGIARVGADGYEADDVIGTLTHRFSGRMPVDVVTGDRDLFQLVDDANDVRVVYTAKGGVRAPDLVDEAFLAERYGIPNGPAYADMAALRGDTSDGLPGVAGIGEKTAAKLITTYGSLAAVRTAIADGDPNLKGAQRARLEAASDYLDVAPRVVAVAHDAQMDTATGDDDLALPTAVADPSLMSRLAVEHGLTSSFDRVLSALRIG from the coding sequence ATGCCGACCGCCAGCCCCCGCCTGCTCCTGCTCGACTCGGCCAGCCTCTACTTCCGCGCCTTCTTCGGCGTGCCCGAGGTGGTCGGCCCGAGCGGGACGCCGACCAACGCCGTCCGTGGGTTCCTCGACATGATCGCCTCGCTCGTCGAGCGCGACCGCCCGACGCATCTGGCCGCCTGCTGGGACAACGACTGGCGGCCGGCCTTCCGGGTCGAGGCCATCCCGTCGTACAAGGCGCACCGCGTCGCGGAGGGTGGCGACGAGCAGCTGAACGGCGAGACGGTGCCCGACGCGCTCAGCGTGCAGGTGCCGCTCATCGTCGACGCGCTCGCCGCGCTCGGCATCGCCCGGGTCGGCGCCGACGGCTACGAGGCCGACGACGTCATCGGCACCCTGACCCACCGCTTCAGCGGCCGGATGCCGGTCGACGTCGTCACCGGCGACCGTGACCTCTTCCAGCTCGTCGACGACGCGAACGACGTACGCGTCGTCTACACCGCCAAGGGCGGCGTGCGCGCCCCCGACCTCGTCGACGAGGCGTTCCTCGCCGAGCGGTACGGCATCCCGAACGGCCCGGCGTACGCCGACATGGCGGCCCTTCGCGGCGACACGAGCGACGGGCTGCCCGGGGTGGCCGGCATCGGCGAGAAGACGGCGGCCAAGCTCATCACGACCTACGGCTCGCTCGCCGCGGTGCGCACCGCGATCGCCGACGGCGACCCGAACCTCAAGGGCGCCCAGCGCGCCCGGCTCGAGGCGGCCTCCGACTACCTCGACGTCGCCCCCCGGGTCGTCGCGGTGGCCCACGACGCGCAGATGGACACCGCGACCGGCGACGACGACCTCGCCCTGCCCACCGCGGTCGCCGACCCCAGCCTCATGTCGCGCCTCGCCGTCGAGCATGGCCTGACCTCGAGCTTCGACCGGGTGCTGTCCGCCCTGCGCATCGGCTGA
- a CDS encoding diacylglycerol/lipid kinase family protein — MPGRVVLIVNPTAGRGAGRRLGEQVSTLLRASGHEVVDASAGDAEAARVAGARALADGAEALVVVGGDGMVHLGVNLCAETPTRLAVVAAGTGNDVATHLGLPVHDAVAAVAVVDAGHTRRIDAGRVTAADGSVRWFAGVLGAGFDAVVADRAARTAWPRGRSRYVLSVLRELPVFRPIPYSLTLDGARVDTRAMLVAVANTRSFGGGMQVCPDADPADGWFDVLLVRALSLPAFLLVFPRVYSGRHLGHPAVEVRRARHVRLEAPGIRAQADGETVGALPLDVEVVPGALTVLVPADPPGTSNRRAAISRRITRREATSRPPGQPGSTTHRTDDPATDGTAP; from the coding sequence GTGCCCGGCCGCGTCGTCCTGATCGTCAACCCGACGGCGGGCCGCGGCGCCGGGCGCCGGCTCGGCGAGCAGGTGTCGACCCTGCTGCGCGCCTCCGGGCACGAGGTCGTCGACGCCTCCGCGGGTGATGCCGAAGCCGCCCGGGTGGCGGGTGCCCGTGCGCTCGCGGACGGGGCGGAGGCCCTCGTCGTCGTCGGTGGTGACGGCATGGTGCACTTGGGTGTGAACCTCTGCGCGGAGACGCCCACCCGCCTGGCCGTCGTGGCCGCGGGAACGGGCAACGACGTCGCAACGCACCTCGGTCTGCCGGTGCACGACGCCGTCGCGGCGGTCGCCGTCGTCGACGCCGGCCACACCCGCCGCATCGACGCAGGCCGGGTCACCGCCGCCGACGGCTCGGTCCGCTGGTTCGCCGGCGTGCTCGGAGCCGGCTTCGACGCGGTCGTCGCCGACCGCGCCGCCCGGACGGCATGGCCGCGCGGCCGGTCCCGCTACGTGCTGTCCGTCCTGCGCGAGCTGCCCGTGTTCCGGCCCATCCCGTACTCCCTGACCCTCGACGGTGCGCGGGTCGACACCCGCGCGATGCTCGTGGCCGTCGCCAACACCCGCTCCTTCGGTGGGGGGATGCAGGTCTGCCCCGACGCCGACCCCGCCGACGGGTGGTTCGACGTCCTGCTCGTCCGGGCCCTGTCGCTGCCGGCCTTCCTCCTGGTCTTCCCGCGCGTCTACTCGGGGCGCCACCTCGGGCACCCGGCGGTCGAGGTGCGGCGGGCGCGCCACGTGCGGCTCGAGGCGCCCGGCATCCGGGCCCAGGCCGACGGCGAGACCGTGGGCGCGCTGCCCCTCGACGTCGAGGTCGTGCCCGGCGCCCTCACGGTCCTCGTCCCCGCCGACCCGCCCGGTACCTCGAACCGTCGAGCGGCCATTTCCCGGCGCATAACCCGTCGAGAGGCCACTTCGCGACCCCCAGGCCAGCCCGGCTCCACCACGCACCGCACCGACGACCCTGCTACCGACGGGACCGCGCCGTGA
- a CDS encoding cold-shock protein, translating into MAQGTVKWFNAEKGFGFIAPTEGPDVFVHYSEIQTNGYRSLEENQAVEFDIEQGPKGPQAMRVRTV; encoded by the coding sequence ATGGCACAGGGAACCGTCAAGTGGTTCAACGCGGAGAAGGGCTTCGGCTTCATCGCGCCGACCGAGGGCCCCGACGTCTTCGTGCACTACTCGGAGATCCAGACGAACGGCTACCGTTCGCTCGAGGAGAACCAGGCCGTCGAGTTCGACATCGAGCAGGGCCCCAAGGGCCCGCAGGCGATGCGCGTCCGCACCGTCTGA
- the tatA gene encoding Sec-independent protein translocase subunit TatA, whose product MNLGWPELTILAVIIIALFGWKKLPDMARSLGRSARVFKSEVDEMKKDGKENAAPSTVHGDLVDDRPRASAYTDASSPRTDVREGSFNRDDDSARRAAEARVAEAEARAAEARAEAARLRGDSTV is encoded by the coding sequence ATGAATCTCGGTTGGCCGGAGCTCACCATCCTGGCGGTCATCATCATCGCCCTGTTCGGGTGGAAGAAGCTCCCCGACATGGCTCGCAGCCTCGGCCGGTCGGCCCGGGTGTTCAAGAGCGAGGTCGACGAGATGAAGAAGGACGGCAAGGAGAACGCCGCCCCCTCGACCGTGCACGGCGACCTCGTCGACGACCGCCCGCGTGCGAGCGCGTACACCGACGCCTCGTCGCCGCGCACCGACGTGCGCGAGGGCTCGTTCAACCGCGACGACGACTCGGCCCGGCGCGCTGCCGAAGCCCGGGTCGCCGAGGCCGAGGCCCGTGCGGCGGAGGCCCGGGCCGAGGCCGCCCGCCTGCGCGGCGACTCCACCGTCTGA
- a CDS encoding DEAD/DEAH box helicase: MIPTWPQLQAFSAALDFPLDDFQVEACRAVEEGRGVLVAAPTGAGKTVVGEFAVHLALATGRKAFYTTPIKALSNQKYADLVRVHGADRVGLLTGDSSVNGEAPIVVMTTEVLRNMMYAGSSTLRGLGWVVMDEVHYLADRFRGAVWEEVIIHLPADVSVVSLSATVSNAEEFGAWLGEVRGDTEVIVSEHRPVPLWQHMMVGQTLFDLFVEEVDGPAGPNNGRPDAGRQAAERRGPSVEVSVNPDLVHAIRGSEGRGAWDSHWSSSNGRGGRHRGRPAGRGRDDGRGRGKGGGHGGTGHDGRSGGPGGGDGGRAFARGSRPGGGASRVEVIERLEREGLLPAITFIFSRAGCDAAVGQLLSGGMRLIDEREGERNRRVVEERIQGLADEDLSVLGYWDFVDGIARGFAAHHAGMLPTFREIVEELFTAGRIKAVFATETLALGINMPARTVVLEKLVKFNGENHVDISPAEYTQLTGRAGRRGIDIEGHAVVLWNRGLDPAAVAGLASTRTYPLRSSFRPTYNMAVNLVRQFGRGTARDILETSFAQFQADRAVVGFVRTVRRNEEALAGYEESMRCHLGDFREYAALRDEIRTIEKEGARSRSASMRAAAAISLETLKIGDIVRIPAGRHSGLAVVVMPNRGGKGEAASPSVVTEDHQLRRLTLHDVPGPIEPLGSMRVPKQFNGRNPKARRDLAATLRATLPFDPPPRRQAVVDDGGDARIDELRRRMRAHPCHQCPHREEHARWAERWWRLRRETDGLQRKIDGRTNSVAKTFDRICDLLVDLGYLADAGETVTPDGDRLRRLYTEKDLLAAESLRAGLWTALDAPSLAAVVSTLVHEPRREEGLAPRWPNDDVRDAYDRMIDLWSRLEDAEGALALPRTGMPDGGLAWAVHRWASGQRLEDVLRGTDLAAGDFVRRCKQVIDLLGQLQDAGDVHLGATARAATTAVMRGVVAADRID, encoded by the coding sequence GTGATCCCCACCTGGCCTCAGCTGCAGGCCTTCTCCGCCGCCCTCGACTTCCCGCTCGACGACTTCCAGGTCGAGGCCTGCCGCGCCGTCGAGGAGGGTCGCGGCGTGCTCGTCGCCGCCCCCACCGGTGCCGGCAAGACCGTCGTCGGCGAGTTCGCCGTGCACCTGGCCCTCGCCACCGGCCGCAAGGCGTTCTACACGACGCCCATCAAGGCCCTGTCGAACCAGAAGTACGCCGACCTCGTGCGCGTGCACGGGGCCGACCGCGTCGGGCTGCTCACGGGCGACTCGTCGGTCAACGGCGAGGCGCCCATCGTCGTCATGACGACCGAGGTGCTGCGCAACATGATGTACGCCGGGTCGAGCACGCTGCGCGGGCTCGGCTGGGTCGTCATGGACGAGGTGCACTACCTCGCCGACCGCTTCCGCGGTGCGGTGTGGGAGGAGGTCATCATCCACCTGCCCGCTGACGTCAGCGTCGTGTCGCTCTCGGCGACGGTGAGCAACGCCGAGGAGTTCGGCGCCTGGCTCGGCGAGGTGCGCGGCGACACCGAGGTCATCGTCTCCGAGCACCGCCCCGTGCCGCTGTGGCAGCACATGATGGTCGGCCAGACGCTGTTCGACCTCTTCGTCGAGGAGGTCGACGGCCCCGCCGGGCCGAACAACGGGCGGCCGGATGCCGGTCGGCAGGCCGCCGAGCGACGTGGGCCCTCGGTCGAGGTGAGCGTCAACCCCGACCTCGTGCACGCCATCCGCGGCTCCGAGGGGCGCGGCGCGTGGGACTCGCACTGGTCCAGCTCGAACGGCCGGGGCGGACGCCACCGCGGCCGGCCGGCCGGGCGCGGCCGCGACGACGGTCGGGGCCGGGGCAAGGGCGGCGGGCACGGCGGCACCGGACACGACGGCCGGAGCGGCGGGCCCGGTGGCGGCGACGGCGGGCGGGCGTTCGCCCGGGGCAGCCGCCCCGGCGGGGGCGCCAGCCGCGTCGAGGTCATCGAACGGCTGGAGCGCGAGGGACTGCTCCCGGCCATCACCTTCATCTTCAGCCGGGCCGGCTGCGACGCCGCCGTCGGGCAGCTGCTCTCCGGGGGCATGCGCCTCATCGACGAGCGGGAGGGCGAGCGCAACCGACGCGTGGTCGAGGAGCGCATCCAGGGCCTGGCCGACGAGGACCTCTCGGTGCTCGGCTACTGGGACTTCGTCGACGGCATCGCCCGCGGGTTCGCCGCGCACCACGCCGGGATGCTGCCCACCTTCCGCGAGATCGTCGAGGAGCTCTTCACCGCGGGCCGCATCAAGGCCGTCTTCGCCACCGAGACCCTCGCCCTCGGCATCAACATGCCGGCGCGCACCGTCGTGCTCGAGAAGCTCGTGAAGTTCAACGGCGAGAACCACGTCGACATCTCACCCGCCGAGTACACGCAGCTGACCGGCCGCGCCGGGCGTCGCGGCATCGACATCGAGGGCCACGCCGTCGTGCTGTGGAACCGCGGCCTCGACCCGGCCGCGGTGGCCGGGCTGGCGTCGACGCGCACCTACCCGCTGCGCTCGAGCTTCCGGCCGACCTACAACATGGCGGTCAACCTCGTCCGCCAGTTCGGTCGGGGCACGGCCCGCGACATCCTCGAGACGTCGTTCGCGCAGTTCCAGGCCGACCGTGCGGTCGTCGGCTTCGTGCGCACGGTGCGCCGCAACGAGGAGGCGCTGGCCGGCTACGAGGAGTCGATGCGCTGCCACCTCGGCGACTTCCGCGAGTACGCCGCCCTGCGCGACGAGATCCGCACCATCGAGAAGGAGGGGGCCAGGTCCCGCTCGGCCTCGATGCGCGCGGCGGCGGCGATCTCCCTCGAGACCCTCAAGATCGGCGACATCGTACGCATCCCCGCTGGGCGGCACAGCGGGCTCGCCGTCGTCGTCATGCCCAACCGGGGCGGCAAGGGCGAGGCCGCCTCGCCGTCGGTCGTCACCGAGGACCACCAGCTGCGCCGGCTCACGCTGCACGACGTGCCCGGCCCCATCGAGCCGCTCGGGTCGATGCGGGTGCCCAAGCAGTTCAACGGGCGCAACCCCAAGGCCCGCCGCGACCTGGCGGCGACCCTGCGGGCGACCCTGCCCTTCGACCCGCCGCCACGCCGGCAGGCGGTCGTCGACGACGGGGGAGACGCCCGCATCGACGAGCTGCGCCGCCGCATGCGGGCGCACCCGTGCCACCAGTGCCCCCACCGGGAGGAGCACGCCCGCTGGGCCGAGCGCTGGTGGCGCCTGCGCCGCGAGACCGACGGTCTGCAGCGCAAGATCGACGGGCGCACCAACTCGGTGGCCAAGACCTTCGACCGCATCTGCGACCTGCTCGTCGACCTCGGCTACCTCGCCGACGCGGGGGAGACGGTGACGCCCGACGGCGACCGGCTGCGCCGGCTCTACACCGAGAAGGACCTGCTCGCCGCCGAGTCGCTGCGCGCCGGCCTCTGGACGGCGCTCGACGCGCCGTCGCTCGCCGCCGTCGTGTCCACGCTCGTGCACGAGCCCCGCCGTGAGGAGGGCCTGGCCCCACGCTGGCCGAACGACGACGTGCGCGACGCGTACGACCGGATGATCGACCTGTGGTCGCGCCTCGAGGACGCCGAGGGCGCGCTCGCCCTGCCTCGCACCGGGATGCCGGACGGCGGGCTCGCATGGGCCGTGCACCGGTGGGCCTCGGGGCAGCGGCTCGAGGACGTCCTGCGCGGCACCGACCTCGCGGCCGGTGACTTCGTGCGCCGGTGCAAGCAGGTCATCGACCTGCTCGGCCAGCTGCAGGACGCCGGCGACGTCCACCTCGGGGCCACGGCCCGGGCGGCGACGACGGCGGTCATGCGCGGCGTCGTCGCGGCCGACCGCATCGACTGA
- a CDS encoding alpha/beta fold hydrolase: MAATRGDRMTTTGPRRRLGVAATALAGVVALAGSLLTATAVSAAPSTATSATSAASAATTGAVASDAGGIAPGTRTPTLSWGPCGTGLEAFRCTTAEVPTDYDRPRGATTTLALIKLPASGPGARIGSLFTNPGGPGGSGVDFVTAAPQLYTAALRARYDIIGFDPRGVVRSDPATCFATAQEEASSPLLRLAYPLTRPEGRTFVKEAVAFAKQCTSTSPERFRHASTANVARDLELLRRAVGDDKLTYAGYSYGTFLGATYARLFPDRVGRFVLDGTVDPKAWSGTGRGDAAQWVPFGIRTRQGVGAWETFREFAKQCKAAGPARCSLAGLGDPLTVATRTFDRLATSPVTIETPSGPVVIDQQVAVLLSFQALYDPASWRDLADTLAALSVSTPSPARVAAAVAGTTTTVGERVRGEAADERGEDYASAGGNLASVCVDARRSGLLGSYPAIADAYDRTAPYFGRFRLWTGAICERWGLTDTDAFLGPWAQTTKAKVLVIGTRFDPATPYSQTRPYAGLWPDADVLTVQGYGHTALGKSTCADDAVTRYLLTGRTGGADRTCRQDVAPFAAPADGARTAPSEPVRVSPRWLGL; this comes from the coding sequence ATGGCTGCCACCCGCGGGGACAGGATGACGACCACCGGACCACGACGACGCCTCGGCGTCGCGGCCACCGCCCTCGCCGGCGTAGTGGCCCTCGCGGGGTCCCTGCTGACGGCGACGGCCGTGTCGGCGGCGCCGTCCACCGCCACGAGCGCCACATCCGCCGCATCCGCGGCCACGACCGGCGCGGTGGCGAGTGACGCGGGGGGCATCGCACCCGGCACCCGGACGCCCACCCTGAGCTGGGGTCCCTGCGGCACGGGGCTCGAGGCGTTCCGGTGCACCACCGCGGAGGTGCCGACCGACTACGACCGCCCGCGCGGTGCCACGACGACGCTCGCGCTCATCAAGCTGCCGGCCTCCGGGCCGGGAGCTCGCATCGGCAGCCTCTTCACCAACCCGGGCGGCCCGGGTGGCTCCGGCGTCGACTTCGTCACCGCCGCGCCGCAGCTGTACACCGCGGCCCTGCGCGCCCGGTACGACATCATCGGCTTCGACCCCCGGGGCGTCGTGCGGTCGGACCCCGCGACGTGCTTCGCGACGGCGCAGGAGGAGGCGAGCTCGCCGCTGCTGCGCCTCGCCTACCCGCTGACCCGACCGGAGGGCCGCACGTTCGTGAAGGAGGCCGTCGCCTTCGCGAAGCAGTGCACGAGCACGTCGCCCGAGCGCTTCCGCCACGCCTCGACGGCGAACGTCGCCCGTGACCTCGAGCTGCTGCGCCGGGCCGTCGGCGACGACAAGCTCACGTACGCCGGCTACAGCTACGGCACCTTCCTCGGGGCCACGTACGCCCGCCTCTTCCCCGACCGCGTCGGTCGCTTCGTGCTCGACGGCACCGTCGACCCGAAGGCGTGGTCGGGGACCGGCCGGGGCGACGCCGCCCAGTGGGTGCCGTTCGGTATCCGCACCCGTCAGGGCGTCGGGGCGTGGGAGACGTTCCGCGAGTTCGCGAAGCAGTGCAAGGCCGCCGGGCCGGCACGGTGCTCGCTGGCCGGGCTCGGCGACCCGCTCACCGTCGCCACCCGGACCTTCGACCGGCTCGCGACGTCGCCGGTCACCATCGAGACGCCCTCCGGGCCGGTCGTCATCGACCAGCAGGTCGCCGTGCTGCTGTCGTTCCAGGCGCTCTACGACCCCGCCTCGTGGCGCGACCTCGCCGACACCCTCGCGGCGCTGTCGGTCTCGACGCCGTCGCCCGCCCGGGTGGCGGCGGCGGTCGCCGGCACGACGACGACCGTCGGCGAGCGGGTTCGCGGTGAGGCCGCCGACGAACGCGGCGAGGACTACGCCAGCGCGGGCGGCAACCTCGCCAGCGTCTGCGTCGACGCCCGCCGCTCGGGCCTGCTCGGCAGCTACCCGGCCATCGCCGACGCCTACGACCGCACGGCGCCGTACTTCGGTCGCTTCCGCCTCTGGACCGGCGCCATCTGCGAGCGCTGGGGCCTCACCGACACCGACGCCTTCCTCGGCCCGTGGGCGCAGACGACGAAGGCCAAGGTGCTCGTCATCGGCACCCGCTTCGACCCGGCGACGCCGTACTCGCAGACCCGCCCCTACGCGGGGCTGTGGCCGGATGCCGACGTGCTGACCGTCCAGGGCTACGGGCACACCGCGCTCGGCAAGAGCACGTGCGCCGACGACGCGGTCACGCGCTATCTGCTGACCGGCCGCACCGGTGGCGCCGACCGCACCTGCCGCCAGGACGTCGCGCCGTTCGCCGCGCCCGCCGACGGGGCCCGCACGGCCCCGAGTGAGCCGGTGCGGGTCTCGCCCCGCTGGCTGGGGCTCTGA